The following DNA comes from Rhodanobacteraceae bacterium.
GACGCGACCATCCTGACCTGGTACTCGATCCACGACCGGTGGTGCTGGGCGCTGTGCTCGCCCACCACCGGCAACTGGGCCCCGCGGAGATTGCCGGCAAGCGCGAATTCACCTACCGATTCGTCATCTGGCGCGCACGGGAGCTGGGACTGCCGCTGCGCTTTCCGCCGCGCCATCCCTTCAATCCGTTGCCGGCGTTGCGTCTGATCATCGCCGCGGGCGGCTCGGTGAATGTCGTCCAGCGCACCTTCCTCCATATCTGGGCGCAGGGCCGCGGCTGCGAGAGCCTTGAGGAACTGCAGACGCTGGCCGCCGAGTTCGGCATCGACGATCTGGCCTCCGCGATCTCGACGGCGGAGGTCAAGGAGGCACTCAAGCACAGCACCGAAGATGCTCTGAAAGCTGGCGTGTTCGGCGTGCCCACCCTGATGGTGCACGGCCAGCCCTTTTTTGGTCAGGATGCCACGGCGCTGGCGCTCGCTGTCTGGAAAGACCCCGGGATGTTGCAACAGGGCGAGTACGCACGCAGCACCGCCATTCCGGTGGGTGTACAGCGCTCGCGAGTTGCGCCGTAGGGCACGGCGTCGGCAAACCGTGCTGTTGTCGCTGACCAGCAGCGGAAGCGGGACGCAAAGGACGCGAAGGAAAAGCAGAAAGGACGCAAAGAAGAGAGATCAGCATTTACCAGGAGGCGCCGGAACCATACGTCCGGCGGCGCAGCCGTCAGTTCAATCACGATCGCCAGAACAGCGTTGAATCCGCCAGTTTTCGCTGTCCCAACGTGGCCCTCCTTCGTGATCTTTCTGCTTCTCCTTCGCGTCCTTTGCGTCCCGCTCTTGTCCTCAACCAAACTCAAGGCGACGCTCATACGCCCCCCGCGCCCCGTGCCCCGTACCACGCTCAGCGGTTTCCGCGGCTGGCCATGAACGCGATCTTCTCGAACAGCTGCACGTCCTGCTCGTTCTTCAGCAAGGCGCCGTAGAGCGGCGGGATGGCCTTGCGCTGGTTCTTCTCGCGCAGGGTTTCGGCCGGGATGTCCTCGGCCAGCAGCAGCTTGAGCCAGTCGAGCAACTCGCTGGTCGAGGGCTTCTTGCGCAGTCCCGGGGTTTCGCGCAGCTGGAAGAAGGCGGCCAGCGCTTCGCGCAGCAGATCCTGCTTCAGACCCGGATAGTGCACCTCCACGATCGCGCGCAGGGTTTCCTCGTCGGGGAAGCGGATGTAGTGGAAGAAGCAGCGGCGCAGGAAGGCGTCCGGCAGTTCCTTCTCGTTGTTGCTGGTGATGATGACGATGGGGCGAGACTTCGCCTGCACCAGCTGCTGGGTCTCGTAGACATAGAACTCCATCCGATCCAGTTCGCGCAGCAGATCGTTGGGGAATTCGATGTCGGCCTTGTCGATCTCGTCGATCAGCAGCACCAGTCGCTGTTCGCTGACGAAAGCCTCCCAGAGCTTGCCTGGCACCACATAGTTCTTGATCTCGCTGGCGCGCGGGTCGCCAAGCTGGGCATCGCGCAATCGATTGACCGCATCGTATTCATACAGTCCATGCTGAGCCTTGGTGGTGCTCTTGATGTGCCACTCGATCAGAGGCGCGCCCGCAGCGCGGGCGATTTCCTGAGCCAGCAAGGTCTTGCCGGTGCCAGGCTCACCCTTGACCAACAAGGGCCGTTCCAGCGTGATGGCGGCATTGACCGCCAGTTGCAGCTCACGCGGGGCGACGTATCGATCAGTGCCTTCAAAGCGCATGGACGACTCGGATAGCTGGAGATTCGACAACGATATCGCGAGTGGGGTGAAAAGGGGGCAGGGGGCAGGGGGCGTGTTGAAGCGGGGCACGGGAAACGGGGCAGGGGGCACGGGCGGCGCGACTTGCCACGGACGCCGGATGCAGGCTGTTGTAGGTCCAGACTTGTCTGGACGCTTTTTGGGTCGTAATGGAGAAGCGTCCAGACAAGTCTGGACCCAGTGCGCTCGCAAGCGCACACACACAGCACGGTGGAAGTCCGTGTCGGGGTAAGCCAAGGCCCCGTAGCTGAGGGTAACTGCGTCGTCGCGAGGCGGGGTGGAGAGCAACCGGAAGCGAACTGGCGGTCTGCAGGAGACGAACTCGATTCGGCGTGGAACGACGACGAGCTTGCTGGGTTATGGCGAAGTCTGGAACACATCGGTCACGCTGTTTTGGCGTGTAAAGCGATGACCGGGTCGTCCGCGTGGTTGGGGGTGGAACGCTGGGACGTGTGTGTGAGTGAAGCGAGGAGACCTGTCGGTCGGGGTGTGGTCGGCAGGAGTCAGAGTCCTGGTAGTACCGTGTCGGCGATGTGGTGGTGGGGGCGCGTGGCGGGGACGTCGCGCAGGGTTTGGAGGGCCGCTCCTCTGCCTGAGTCCAACTGGATCGTACGCGAGAGCCGTGGTCACCATAAACCACGGGTAGGGAAGCGGGATAGGTGTGGTGGAGGTGGAAGGTATCTGATGACCGAGAACGCAAGTGAAGTCGCGGTATTGGCTGAGCCTAGGCAAGCGACGTCGAACCGGCCCGAGGGTTTGGGTTGGGTAGACCGGAGCATTTGGACCGACCGCATGTTGGCGGCGCTGGGTAACGGCGTCCAAGGAGGCAAGTGATTGCCTACTTCGCCCAGCTCGGGCTGTACACCCTGACCACAGCCCGTGGCCGAGCGAGCCAATCCCGATGAGGAAACCACCCGCTGGAGAGCCGTATGCGGGAGAACCGCACGTACGGTTCGGAGGGCGGGGCGGCCATAGGCCGCTCCGACCCTATCAACAGCCCAGGTCCTATAGCCTTTTCCCGTGCCCCGTGCCCCGTGCCCCGTGCCCCGTGCCCCGTACCCCGTACCCCGTGCCCCGTGCCCCGTGCCTCAATTCGCCCTGCCGCGCTCCACGTGCGCCGCTGCCAGTTCCAGTGCGTGCTCGAAGTCGCGGGCGTAGGCGAGTTCACCTTCGCGCTCGTGCAACCCCATGCGCTTGAGTACCTTCTGCGGCTGGATCTGCAGTCCGGACAGAATCAGCAGCGTGCCGGCCTTGCGCAGCT
Coding sequences within:
- a CDS encoding 2-hydroxychromene-2-carboxylate isomerase, translated to MNGLPWYFDVLSPFAYLQLECLRRDHPDLVLDPRPVVLGAVLAHHRQLGPAEIAGKREFTYRFVIWRARELGLPLRFPPRHPFNPLPALRLIIAAGGSVNVVQRTFLHIWAQGRGCESLEELQTLAAEFGIDDLASAISTAEVKEALKHSTEDALKAGVFGVPTLMVHGQPFFGQDATALALAVWKDPGMLQQGEYARSTAIPVGVQRSRVAP
- a CDS encoding MoxR family ATPase produces the protein MRFEGTDRYVAPRELQLAVNAAITLERPLLVKGEPGTGKTLLAQEIARAAGAPLIEWHIKSTTKAQHGLYEYDAVNRLRDAQLGDPRASEIKNYVVPGKLWEAFVSEQRLVLLIDEIDKADIEFPNDLLRELDRMEFYVYETQQLVQAKSRPIVIITSNNEKELPDAFLRRCFFHYIRFPDEETLRAIVEVHYPGLKQDLLREALAAFFQLRETPGLRKKPSTSELLDWLKLLLAEDIPAETLREKNQRKAIPPLYGALLKNEQDVQLFEKIAFMASRGNR